The Enteractinococcus fodinae genome has a segment encoding these proteins:
- a CDS encoding RsmD family RNA methyltransferase: MTKIVAGQAGGLPLKSVPGADTRPTTERTKEAVFSWLESRDWLQGNAILDLYTGSAGLAVEAASRGATKVTGVEQARTAARIAQANAATVNAALGRDIVDIQQMSVQRFMRVTEPGSWDVIVADPPYDIDEAELTPMIAQAFQALMDDGLFVLERPTKADEPQWPEETYVVDARRYGEATVYFVRRIGY; the protein is encoded by the coding sequence ATGACAAAAATCGTTGCCGGGCAAGCCGGGGGACTCCCGCTGAAATCAGTACCCGGAGCTGACACCAGACCAACCACCGAACGCACAAAAGAAGCCGTGTTTTCTTGGCTCGAGTCCCGCGACTGGCTCCAAGGCAATGCCATCCTGGACCTCTACACCGGCTCAGCAGGACTTGCCGTCGAAGCAGCGTCTCGAGGCGCCACCAAGGTCACCGGCGTCGAACAAGCTCGAACAGCCGCGCGCATCGCCCAAGCCAATGCTGCCACAGTGAACGCGGCGCTGGGACGCGACATCGTGGATATTCAGCAAATGTCTGTCCAACGGTTCATGCGGGTCACCGAGCCGGGCAGCTGGGATGTCATCGTGGCGGACCCACCATATGACATTGACGAAGCCGAACTGACCCCCATGATCGCCCAAGCATTCCAGGCACTGATGGACGATGGGCTCTTTGTTCTCGAGCGGCCGACGAAAGCTGATGAACCACAATGGCCCGAAGAGACGTATGTGGTCGATGCGCGACGCTATGGCGAAGCCACGGTATATTTTGTTCGGCGTATCGGATACTAA
- the coaD gene encoding pantetheine-phosphate adenylyltransferase, with the protein MQKAVCPGSFDPVHNGHIEIIVRAASLFEEVVVAVSNNPAKTYRFSLEERMDMISETVRAIQGVTVMPMGTGLIANFAREQGAQALVKGIRNATDLNYEMPMATFNRHLSGVETVFLPADARYQHVSSTLIKEITGHKGDITDFIPYAVAQRFGLR; encoded by the coding sequence ATGCAAAAAGCGGTATGCCCCGGTTCATTTGACCCTGTCCACAATGGCCACATCGAAATCATCGTACGAGCTGCTTCACTATTCGAAGAGGTGGTCGTAGCCGTATCGAATAATCCGGCCAAGACGTACCGCTTTAGCCTCGAAGAGCGCATGGATATGATTTCCGAAACTGTGCGCGCTATCCAAGGTGTGACGGTTATGCCGATGGGCACCGGGCTGATCGCGAACTTTGCTCGGGAGCAGGGTGCCCAAGCGCTGGTTAAGGGGATTCGTAATGCCACCGATCTCAACTACGAGATGCCCATGGCTACGTTCAATCGGCATCTATCCGGCGTCGAAACCGTCTTCTTGCCAGCTGACGCACGCTATCAGCACGTATCATCCACACTGATTAAAGAGATCACCGGCCACAAGGGTGACATCACCGACTTCATTCCTTACGCGGTGGCCCAGCGATTCGGTCTGCGCTAA
- a CDS encoding YceD family protein, giving the protein MSETPIQPGVTLPDEAQPWVLSVRELMDKPGTSENVEVSWPAPAELSIPLLGIEQNSAMHVDIRLDSVHEGVLVSGTVEGTLTGQCARCLDPITEAVTIDIQELFQQELDPMVEEEEQHLVEHGLINIEPVMRDALVTSLPFQPRCSSDCEGLCDQCGVRLADAGPDHYHEQLDPRWAALAQFGSGNGTEETSSENS; this is encoded by the coding sequence ATGTCAGAAACCCCCATTCAACCAGGAGTAACACTTCCTGATGAAGCACAACCATGGGTCCTGTCAGTTCGTGAACTGATGGACAAGCCAGGCACTTCCGAAAACGTTGAAGTGTCATGGCCGGCCCCTGCTGAGCTCTCGATTCCACTTCTTGGAATTGAACAAAACTCAGCTATGCACGTGGATATACGCCTTGATTCGGTCCACGAAGGCGTCTTGGTATCCGGCACCGTAGAGGGCACCCTCACAGGTCAGTGCGCTCGGTGTCTAGATCCCATTACTGAAGCTGTCACCATCGACATTCAGGAATTGTTCCAACAAGAACTCGACCCGATGGTCGAGGAAGAAGAACAACACCTGGTCGAACACGGCTTGATCAACATTGAGCCTGTTATGCGTGATGCCCTGGTAACCTCGTTACCGTTCCAGCCTCGGTGTTCATCAGACTGTGAAGGACTGTGTGATCAATGCGGTGTTCGCTTAGCGGATGCGGGTCCAGATCACTACCACGAGCAGTTAGATCCGCGGTGGGCAGCATTGGCGCAATTCGGTTCTGGTAATGGAACTGAAGAAACTTCATCCGAAAATTCCTAA
- the rpmF gene encoding 50S ribosomal protein L32, whose translation MAVPKRKMSRSNTRSRRSQWKATAPKLVKVVENGKVEYRLPHQAHVVSDSAGTPLFMEYKGRKVADI comes from the coding sequence GTGGCTGTACCAAAGCGGAAAATGTCCCGTTCTAACACCCGTTCACGTCGTTCCCAGTGGAAGGCTACCGCCCCAAAACTGGTGAAGGTCGTTGAAAACGGCAAGGTCGAGTACCGTCTGCCACACCAGGCTCACGTCGTATCCGACTCAGCCGGAACCCCACTATTCATGGAATACAAGGGTCGCAAAGTCGCAGACATCTAA
- the rnc gene encoding ribonuclease III: MARSAKSTPKSTWAAEDTVEHLSKHLGVSFDPEMLRLALTHRSYAFEHDGLPTNERLEFLGDAVLGVLVTDYLFKTYTNEAESELAKKRASIVSTVALAHVARKFDLGRYIFLGEGEIRTHGGNKDSILADTFEALVGATYLHAGFDAAWTIVQRHVIPLLDDEKIMGAGKDWKTLVQMAVDQRDLGPIEYQVEGTGPDHNRTFSATLVVAGKAYATAQAKTKKDAERLAAWRSLSDLEKA, from the coding sequence GTGGCCCGCTCAGCAAAATCCACGCCCAAATCTACGTGGGCCGCTGAGGACACAGTAGAACACTTATCGAAGCATCTCGGCGTCAGTTTTGACCCCGAGATGCTTCGTCTTGCATTAACCCACCGTTCCTATGCCTTCGAACACGATGGGCTGCCCACTAACGAACGGTTAGAGTTCCTCGGCGACGCAGTCTTGGGTGTATTGGTAACCGACTACCTCTTCAAGACCTACACGAACGAAGCCGAAAGTGAGCTTGCCAAAAAACGCGCCTCGATCGTCTCCACCGTGGCACTGGCGCATGTTGCCCGAAAATTCGATTTAGGGCGGTACATCTTCTTAGGCGAAGGCGAAATCCGCACCCACGGCGGGAACAAAGATTCCATCCTGGCCGACACCTTCGAAGCCTTGGTCGGCGCCACGTACCTCCACGCTGGGTTCGACGCTGCCTGGACCATCGTGCAACGGCACGTCATCCCGCTGCTCGATGATGAAAAAATCATGGGTGCCGGCAAGGACTGGAAAACGTTGGTACAAATGGCAGTAGATCAGCGCGACCTGGGCCCGATCGAATATCAAGTCGAAGGGACCGGACCAGATCACAATCGAACCTTCAGCGCGACCCTGGTTGTAGCGGGCAAAGCGTACGCCACAGCACAAGCCAAAACGAAAAAAGACGCAGAACGACTCGCCGCCTGGCGGAGTCTGTCAGACCTCGAAAAAGCGTAA
- the mutM gene encoding bifunctional DNA-formamidopyrimidine glycosylase/DNA-(apurinic or apyrimidinic site) lyase, producing the protein MPELPEVEVVRRGIHRWATYATVTQVEVLDQRSLRRHEVGEADFIARLTGQLLDEPQRRGKYLWIPYGEGSHALVVHLGMSGQVLVTDPSLPDPKHLKIRITITSGDRIQELRFVDQRIFGGLYLDALVPAVDRPEELLPATVTHIGRDPLDDHFDTEAVFRKLRKRRSNLKRALLDQSLSSGIGNIYADEALFRARLHYSRPTETLTRNEVSRVYSAAEQVMRLALSQGGTSFDALYVNVNGESGYFDRSLYVYGRHGQLCYRCEERGQETLIERRKFMNRSSYFCPVCQPVPRRARK; encoded by the coding sequence ATGCCGGAACTACCTGAAGTTGAAGTTGTCCGTCGGGGCATCCACCGGTGGGCTACCTACGCCACGGTCACACAGGTCGAAGTGCTCGACCAGCGCAGCCTACGCCGCCACGAAGTCGGTGAAGCGGATTTCATCGCCAGACTGACTGGCCAACTCCTCGACGAACCCCAACGCCGCGGTAAATACCTGTGGATCCCATATGGCGAAGGGTCCCACGCCCTGGTTGTGCATCTTGGGATGTCGGGTCAAGTTTTGGTGACCGATCCGAGTCTGCCCGATCCTAAACATCTGAAAATCCGCATCACTATCACATCCGGGGACCGCATTCAAGAGTTACGCTTCGTAGACCAGCGTATCTTCGGCGGTTTATATCTCGACGCCCTCGTTCCTGCCGTGGACCGTCCCGAAGAGCTCCTCCCTGCGACCGTGACACACATTGGACGAGACCCACTGGATGACCACTTCGACACCGAGGCTGTCTTTCGCAAATTGCGCAAGCGACGCTCTAATCTGAAACGTGCGTTGCTGGATCAGTCCCTCTCATCCGGTATTGGCAATATCTACGCCGATGAAGCCCTGTTCAGGGCTCGCCTGCATTATTCCAGACCCACTGAGACGCTGACTCGTAACGAAGTGTCCAGAGTGTATTCAGCAGCTGAACAGGTCATGAGGTTAGCGTTGTCGCAGGGTGGTACCTCCTTTGACGCCCTGTACGTGAACGTCAACGGCGAATCTGGATATTTTGATCGTTCGCTCTACGTTTATGGCCGCCACGGACAGCTATGTTATCGCTGTGAGGAACGGGGTCAGGAAACGCTGATTGAGCGGCGTAAATTCATGAATCGCTCCTCGTATTTTTGCCCCGTCTGCCAGCCGGTGCCCCGACGTGCCCGGAAATAA
- a CDS encoding LCP family protein: MRKPPAPKRVSRVRLPRRGAALSIIASTGIIVGATAAAATSFSNQIAQDFDTNREVVETGIDQHTDAFDDGEMNILVLGSDAREDEDPEAQRSDTMMLVHIPESRDEAYVMSIMRDLWVEIPDVGMSKVNSAQSYGGYPLTIQTVENLTGAEIDHMVVIDFDGFRDLTTALGGVEINNDMAFSAGQVNPSYYPEGTIRLEGTDALRFVRERKAFTDGDYQRVKNQQKFLTGIASGVLDSSTLTDPGKISGMVQAFTPYLTVDESLDASTLVSYGLSMNELRPSAITSFTIPNTGTGTTAGGASVVWPDEEGLIEMRTAMEQGTMSEFVEELEQRLEEDRLGPESPEDSEDEESIDEEVTVSEDNPL; the protein is encoded by the coding sequence ATGCGCAAACCGCCTGCACCAAAGCGTGTCAGCCGCGTTCGCCTTCCACGGCGCGGTGCAGCTCTTTCGATCATTGCTTCAACCGGAATTATCGTCGGTGCCACCGCAGCCGCGGCCACCAGCTTCTCCAACCAGATCGCACAAGACTTCGACACCAACCGTGAAGTCGTAGAAACCGGTATCGATCAGCACACCGATGCCTTCGACGACGGCGAAATGAATATTCTCGTGCTCGGTTCTGACGCTCGAGAAGACGAAGACCCCGAGGCGCAACGCTCCGACACGATGATGCTGGTGCACATCCCGGAATCCCGCGATGAAGCCTACGTGATGTCGATCATGCGCGACTTATGGGTGGAAATCCCAGACGTTGGGATGTCCAAGGTCAACTCGGCACAGAGCTACGGCGGCTATCCGCTGACGATCCAGACCGTTGAGAACCTCACCGGCGCTGAAATCGATCACATGGTTGTCATAGACTTTGATGGTTTCCGGGATCTCACCACCGCGCTGGGCGGAGTCGAAATCAATAATGACATGGCTTTTTCAGCCGGTCAGGTCAACCCCAGTTACTACCCAGAAGGCACAATCCGATTAGAGGGTACTGATGCGCTGCGCTTTGTCCGCGAGCGGAAAGCCTTCACGGATGGGGACTACCAGCGGGTCAAAAATCAGCAGAAATTCTTAACGGGTATTGCCTCCGGTGTGCTGGACTCATCTACACTCACCGATCCGGGCAAAATCTCGGGTATGGTCCAGGCCTTCACCCCATATCTGACCGTCGATGAATCCTTAGATGCCAGCACACTCGTCAGCTACGGGCTATCGATGAATGAGCTGCGACCGTCAGCAATCACAAGCTTCACCATCCCGAATACCGGAACGGGCACGACTGCTGGGGGAGCGTCGGTCGTGTGGCCGGATGAAGAAGGTCTCATCGAGATGCGTACCGCCATGGAACAAGGCACGATGTCAGAATTCGTCGAAGAACTCGAACAGCGTCTCGAAGAAGATCGACTCGGGCCTGAATCACCTGAGGACTCCGAAGATGAAGAGTCGATCGATGAAGAAGTCACCGTCTCGGAAGATAACCCACTCTAG
- a CDS encoding glycosyltransferase: MTRRLLLVTHSYTPEFTAPQRRWKKFLAGLSAVGWEVEVLTPPADPRYIDHSQDDESYLTIRRTPDMGFLPDTRVGRLAKAVIHAGTSVPLSVLSDADIVVATVPALPNLVAGRIIAWIKNVPYVVEMRDAWPDLIFESESGGKVFGTLVAEAITRIQRSSDQLIAVTKGFAETLEHRQMPPVEVIFNSRQTQDMPIVEARSRTSGELHVLYLGNHGESQQLELVIEAARIAQRRNPNIAVRFVGEGTQKPELAAINDAAGSPVDMQAASFGQETLEHYQWADTCVVSLRSDWASFAHTVPSKTYELLSYGKHITGVVCGEAASILAEAGDHAVVPDDAEALAALWLRLAADPQSTPTQHEGRAWVAAHASDTAQVMKLDSVLKRKLPQKQNTSLLKRSSTAASISATAALEHLKNNRALFGLLVLRRLPQRLREPIASAAASVSGGPLDTLSAVGKAVLGRTDELKQQAEDLLGHRGADRKIIDYARVFIALGDIDTAQWFMDRVRPTTKGLNAARAWAAWTRGDMAQAVELLETTERERKTVERWSSELASFQGVAPRLNPVEDYHPKTERILHVLTNSLPHTPSGYAQRSHSIMLSLRDLGWDVSAVTRIGWPITTGALLADAQDYVDGIKYKRLLPSQLESHFGERLQQNAEMLLQYVLWNRPAMLHTTTHWTNAMVVQAVAEAVGIPWVYEVRGQLADTWASARGEEAYDTDYYRLFQARERDATLTADGLVTLGEQMKQNLVQFGAEAENIVLSPNAVGGRFLQEPGDTKAARRKLGLDPDLEYVGTISSLVPYEGLETVVEAAAKLIPQRPRLRLLIVGDGTALPNIIETARKLGIADRLITPGRVDRDQSHLYHQALDIFVVPRISTQVTRMVTPMKSVEASASAKPVMASDLPALSELVQHGKTGLLIAAEDSEAWANGITKLLDDPELARKMGQAGRRWVLEERTWQANAEKYDQLYRRILDNE, encoded by the coding sequence GTGACCCGCCGCTTACTACTCGTTACCCATTCCTACACTCCTGAATTTACGGCACCGCAGCGCCGGTGGAAGAAGTTCCTCGCTGGTCTGAGCGCTGTCGGTTGGGAAGTGGAAGTCCTCACCCCACCGGCAGATCCACGCTATATTGACCACAGCCAGGACGACGAAAGCTATCTGACTATTCGGCGTACCCCCGACATGGGATTCCTGCCCGATACCAGGGTCGGTAGACTCGCGAAAGCCGTCATCCACGCTGGCACCTCCGTCCCGCTGTCAGTGCTGTCCGATGCGGACATCGTGGTGGCCACAGTGCCAGCCCTACCCAACTTAGTGGCAGGGCGGATCATCGCCTGGATCAAGAACGTGCCCTATGTCGTCGAGATGCGAGATGCCTGGCCCGATCTCATCTTCGAATCTGAAAGTGGCGGCAAAGTCTTTGGCACACTGGTAGCCGAAGCCATCACGCGGATTCAACGCTCGTCCGATCAGCTTATTGCCGTGACCAAAGGCTTCGCAGAGACCCTAGAACATCGTCAGATGCCACCGGTCGAAGTCATCTTCAACAGCCGCCAGACCCAAGACATGCCAATTGTGGAGGCACGCTCTCGCACCTCCGGTGAACTGCACGTGCTCTACTTAGGTAACCACGGGGAATCACAGCAGCTGGAACTGGTGATCGAAGCGGCCCGAATCGCCCAACGACGCAATCCGAACATCGCTGTCAGGTTTGTGGGGGAGGGTACCCAGAAACCTGAACTCGCGGCCATCAATGACGCAGCAGGATCGCCGGTTGATATGCAGGCTGCCTCATTTGGCCAAGAGACGCTGGAACACTACCAGTGGGCCGATACGTGCGTGGTGAGTTTGCGTTCCGACTGGGCCAGCTTTGCTCACACGGTGCCGTCCAAAACCTACGAGTTGCTGTCCTATGGCAAACACATCACCGGCGTGGTCTGTGGGGAAGCGGCCAGCATTCTGGCCGAGGCCGGGGACCATGCGGTCGTGCCTGATGATGCTGAAGCGCTTGCTGCGCTATGGTTACGACTAGCCGCTGATCCGCAATCCACACCGACCCAACATGAGGGCCGCGCCTGGGTGGCCGCACACGCCTCGGATACAGCGCAAGTCATGAAATTGGACTCCGTCTTGAAACGAAAATTGCCGCAAAAACAAAACACTAGTCTGCTGAAACGCTCTTCGACGGCAGCTTCGATTTCGGCCACCGCAGCCCTGGAACACCTCAAGAACAACCGAGCACTCTTTGGTCTGCTGGTGTTACGCAGGCTGCCTCAGCGGTTGCGCGAACCCATTGCGAGTGCCGCGGCTTCCGTTAGTGGGGGACCGTTAGATACGCTTTCAGCGGTTGGAAAAGCTGTGCTAGGTCGCACCGACGAACTCAAACAGCAAGCCGAGGATCTCCTGGGACATCGCGGAGCGGATCGAAAGATCATTGATTACGCGCGAGTGTTCATCGCCCTGGGGGACATCGATACAGCGCAGTGGTTTATGGACCGAGTGCGTCCCACCACCAAGGGGCTGAACGCAGCACGAGCCTGGGCTGCATGGACCCGCGGCGATATGGCTCAAGCGGTCGAGCTGCTGGAAACCACGGAGCGGGAACGCAAGACTGTCGAGCGCTGGTCATCAGAACTCGCAAGCTTCCAAGGCGTAGCTCCGCGACTGAATCCTGTTGAAGATTATCATCCAAAGACTGAGCGTATCTTGCATGTGCTGACCAACTCTTTGCCGCATACACCGTCAGGCTATGCGCAGCGGTCGCATTCGATCATGCTGTCCCTGCGCGATCTTGGTTGGGATGTCTCTGCGGTGACCCGTATTGGTTGGCCGATCACCACCGGGGCGTTGCTGGCCGATGCCCAAGACTATGTAGATGGGATTAAGTACAAGCGTTTGCTACCCTCCCAGCTCGAATCTCACTTTGGTGAGCGCCTCCAACAAAACGCTGAAATGCTGCTGCAGTATGTGTTGTGGAACCGTCCGGCAATGTTGCACACCACCACGCACTGGACCAATGCCATGGTGGTCCAGGCCGTCGCCGAGGCAGTGGGCATTCCTTGGGTCTATGAGGTCCGTGGTCAGTTGGCTGATACTTGGGCATCCGCACGCGGTGAAGAAGCCTACGACACGGATTACTACCGCCTCTTCCAAGCGCGTGAACGCGACGCCACCCTCACAGCCGACGGGCTCGTAACCCTGGGTGAGCAAATGAAACAGAACCTAGTCCAGTTTGGGGCCGAAGCTGAAAACATCGTGCTGAGCCCCAACGCAGTGGGCGGACGATTCCTACAAGAACCGGGGGACACCAAAGCCGCTCGTCGCAAGTTAGGTCTGGATCCAGACCTCGAATACGTGGGAACCATCAGTTCGCTTGTTCCATATGAGGGACTAGAAACGGTAGTGGAAGCAGCTGCTAAATTGATTCCCCAGCGGCCGAGGCTTCGATTGCTCATCGTCGGCGACGGCACTGCACTGCCAAATATTATTGAGACAGCCCGCAAACTCGGTATCGCTGATCGCCTCATTACCCCGGGCCGTGTTGACCGAGATCAATCTCACCTTTATCATCAAGCGCTCGATATCTTTGTGGTCCCGCGAATCTCAACGCAGGTAACGCGAATGGTCACTCCAATGAAGTCTGTAGAAGCTTCGGCGAGTGCCAAACCTGTGATGGCATCAGACTTACCGGCTTTGTCAGAGCTCGTTCAGCACGGTAAAACGGGCCTATTGATAGCTGCAGAAGACTCTGAGGCATGGGCGAACGGTATTACTAAACTACTCGACGATCCAGAGCTAGCCCGTAAGATGGGACAGGCCGGACGTCGATGGGTTCTGGAAGAACGAACCTGGCAAGCCAACGCAGAAAAATACGACCAACTGTATCGGCGTATCCTGGACAACGAGTAA
- the wecC gene encoding UDP-N-acetyl-D-mannosamine dehydrogenase: protein MSNISSVAVIGLGYIGLPTAAILADKGLRVHGVDVNPKTVDAVNAGSVPFVEPELGDYVARNVAAGRLTATVEPPTADAYIVAVPTPFLENKTPDVSYIESAGRNLAPQLSGDELIILESTSPPGATERLAEVIHEARPDLAEAGTLQFAHAPERVLPGQVMRELVTNDRIIGGSTPEAAERAVELYRTFCEAELVTTDTRTAEMSKLVENSFRDVNIAFANELSMIADEIGVDVWEVIALANRHPRVNILQPGPGVGGHCIAVDPWFIVAAAPETATIIRSAREINDSKPEWVIRQIKAEAFDVQQETGRTPVIATLGLAFKPNIDDLRESPALNITEALSDQFTQSKILTVEPHIEKLPPRLQGRDNLELCEVHEAIDAADIVVLLVDHAAFADLGPKAYEKRVIDTRGQWRDSK from the coding sequence ATGTCGAATATCTCCAGCGTTGCCGTCATCGGTCTTGGTTACATCGGGTTGCCAACGGCTGCGATCTTGGCTGATAAGGGCTTGCGGGTCCACGGCGTAGACGTCAACCCCAAGACCGTTGATGCCGTGAATGCCGGATCGGTCCCCTTCGTGGAGCCAGAGCTAGGGGATTATGTGGCTCGCAATGTGGCCGCCGGTCGACTCACGGCCACAGTCGAACCTCCGACGGCTGATGCCTACATTGTGGCGGTCCCGACCCCGTTTCTTGAGAACAAGACCCCGGATGTGTCCTACATTGAATCCGCTGGTCGAAATCTCGCACCCCAGTTGTCGGGTGACGAGCTGATTATTCTTGAATCGACCTCCCCTCCCGGTGCCACTGAACGGTTGGCTGAGGTGATCCACGAAGCGCGCCCAGATCTGGCCGAAGCTGGCACGTTGCAGTTCGCGCACGCTCCCGAACGTGTGTTGCCAGGTCAGGTGATGCGTGAGCTGGTCACCAATGACAGGATTATCGGCGGGTCCACCCCGGAGGCTGCCGAACGCGCTGTTGAACTGTACCGGACCTTCTGCGAGGCGGAGTTGGTTACCACCGATACCCGCACCGCGGAGATGTCCAAACTCGTCGAGAACTCCTTCCGCGATGTCAATATCGCCTTTGCCAATGAGTTGTCGATGATTGCCGATGAAATCGGCGTCGATGTTTGGGAAGTCATTGCCCTGGCCAACCGGCACCCCCGGGTCAACATTCTCCAGCCCGGGCCTGGAGTTGGTGGGCACTGTATTGCGGTCGACCCATGGTTCATTGTCGCGGCAGCCCCGGAGACAGCCACAATCATCCGCAGTGCCCGCGAAATCAACGACTCAAAACCTGAGTGGGTCATCCGCCAGATCAAAGCCGAGGCCTTTGATGTGCAACAAGAAACCGGGCGCACCCCGGTCATCGCCACGCTGGGGTTGGCGTTTAAGCCGAACATTGATGACCTGCGCGAGTCCCCAGCGCTGAATATTACCGAGGCGCTCTCGGACCAATTTACGCAATCCAAGATCCTCACCGTCGAGCCCCATATCGAGAAGCTCCCACCACGCTTGCAAGGTCGAGATAACCTGGAGTTGTGCGAAGTTCACGAGGCCATTGACGCCGCCGACATTGTCGTCCTGCTGGTTGATCACGCGGCTTTCGCCGACCTCGGTCCCAAAGCGTACGAGAAACGCGTCATCGACACCCGCGGTCAATGGCGAGATAGCAAGTAG